In Phocoena phocoena chromosome 11, mPhoPho1.1, whole genome shotgun sequence, one DNA window encodes the following:
- the TIGAR gene encoding fructose-2,6-bisphosphatase TIGAR, with amino-acid sequence MTRFALTVVRHGETRLNKEKILQGQGIDEPLSETGFKQAAAAGIFLNNVKFTHIFSSDLMRTKQTVHGILEKSKFCKDMTVKYDSRLRERKYGIAEGSPLSELRAMAKAAGQECPVFTPPGGETLDQVKMRGKDFFEFLCQLILKEAGQNEQFSQEAPSDCLESSLAEIFPLGKNCASTFNSDSGAPGLVASVLVVSHGAYMRSLLDYFLTDLKCSFPVTLSRSELTSVSPNTGMSVFIINCEKGEVKPTTQCVCVNLQGHLTGVTKIH; translated from the exons TGGAGAAACAAGACTTAACAAGGAGAAAATCCTTCAAG GACAAGGAATAGATGAGCCTCTTTCAGAAACTGGATTTAAACAAGCAGCTGCTGCTGGTATATTTCTTAACAACGTGAAGTTTACTCATATTTTCTCCAGCGACCTCATGAGGACAAAGCAG aCCGTGCATGGAATTTTGGAGAAGAGCAAATTTTGCAAAGATATGACAGTAAAGTATGATTCAAGACTTCGAGAAAGG AAATATGGGATTGCAGAAGGCTCGCCGCTGAGTGAGCTAAGGGCCATGGCCAAAGCAGCTGGGCAGGAGTGCCCTGTGTTCACTCCGCCCGGAGGAGAGACCTTGGACCAG gtGAAGATGCGTGGAAAAGACTTCTTTGAATTTCTTTGTCAGCTGATCCTGAAAGAAGCAGGTCAGAATGAACAGTTTTCCCAAGAAGCCCCGAGCGACTGTCTGGAAAGTTCTTTGGCAGAGATATTTCCTTTAGGGAAAAACTGTGCCTCCACGTTTAATTCGGACAGCGGCGCTCCAGGGTTAGTGGCCAGTGTCTTAGTTGTGAGTCACGGCGCCTACATGAGAAGCCTGTTGGATTATTTCCTGACCGACCTTAAGTGTTCCTTCCCGGTGACCCTGAGCAGGTCCGAACTCACGTCAGTCAGCCCCAATACAGGGATGAGTGTCTTTATCATAAACTgtgagaaaggagaagtgaaaCCAAccacccagtgtgtgtgtgtgaacctaCAGGGCCACCTGACCGGGGTGACCAAAATTCACTAA
- the FGF23 gene encoding fibroblast growth factor 23, with the protein MLGARLGLWVCTLGCAVHAYPNTSPLLGSSWGGLTHLYTATARNSYHLQIHRDGHVDGSPQQTIYSALMIRSEDAGFVVITGVVSRRYLCMDFRGNIFGSHHFSPESCRFRQRTLENGYDVYHSPQHRFLVSLGRAKRAFLPGTNPPPYAQFLSRRNEIPLLHFATARPRRHTRSAHDGGDPLSVLKPRARATPAPASCSQERPSAEDSGPAASDPLGVLRGHRLDARAGPGGAERCRPFPSFA; encoded by the exons ATGCTGGGGGCCCGCCTGGGCCTCTGGGTCTGCACCCTGGGCTGTGCGGTCCACGCCTATCCCAACACCTCCCCGCTGCTGGGCTCCAGCTGGGGCGGCCTGACCCACCTGTACACGGCCACGGCCAGGAACAGCTACCACCTGCAGATCCACAGGGACGGCCACGTGGATGGCTCACCCCAGCAGACCATCTACA GTGCCCTGATGATCAGATCTGAGGATGCAGGATTCGTGGTGATAACAGGGGTGGTGAGCCGGAGATATCTCTGCATGGACTTCAGAGGCAACATTTTTGGAtct CATCACTTCAGCCCCGAGAGCTGCAGGTTCCGGCAGCGGACGCTGGAGAACGGCTACGACGTGTACCACTCGCCGCAGCACCGCTTCCTCGTCAGCCTGGGTCGGGCCAAGCGGGCCTTCCTGCCGGGCACCAACCCGCCCCCGTACGCGCAGTTCCTGTCGCGCAGGAACGAGATCCCGCTGCTGCACTTCGCCACCGCGCGGCCCCGGCGCCACACGCGCAGCGCGCACGACGGCGGGGACCCGCTGAGCGTGCTCAAGCCGCGCGCCCGCGCCACGCCCGCGCCCGCCTCCTGCTCGCAAGAGCGGCCCAGCGCCGAGGACAGCGGCCCTGCGGCCAGCGACCCGCTGGGGGTGCTCCGCGGCCACCGGCTGGACGCGCGCGCCGGGCCGGGGGGCGCCGAGCGCTGCCGGCCCTTCCCCAGCTTCGCTTAG